From a single Lactococcus allomyrinae genomic region:
- a CDS encoding MucBP domain-containing protein, with translation MSHLITQYYEDENGNEISPNTARIDSEKGGIVYAPVLEGYMLVKTVSTSRSKFFNRETIVTHTYTPVGCYIIKSPNGAIEEIIYPNGWDNPKKFVNPQNTIPYFEGYRPKTSGNFLEAVDLDNIDYGYLFPELPDDLTQDIIIEYIQNKEFTTKLIDATTVTYVYGLLGNYIVRKPDGNTDRIMYENDSNNPSKVNNLLNKVPFILGYRPESSDGRALLSINPSDPSQGYLLPEISSNPTQDIQITYIQTHNEIITNYVDNNGNEVAPSTRRIGEVGDTYTTMAPILDGYVLTTIPSNISGTLSKDETQVTYIYSRLGSYVVTKPDGSMDDTIYPNDLSDPTQAGISTNVIPYISGYTPEQADGVVLTLVDNEKPILGYWFPTPSKVTENTLINYIKNKSVVTINYLDQRGKILVPSIRHIGDVGDNYITAAVVIDNYFLINYPDNAQGTLSEDEIEVNYVYDLLGDIL, from the coding sequence ATGAGTCATCTAATTACACAATATTATGAGGACGAAAACGGTAATGAAATTTCACCAAATACAGCTCGTATAGATTCAGAGAAGGGGGGCATTGTATATGCCCCTGTTTTAGAAGGATACATGTTAGTGAAGACTGTAAGTACTTCAAGAAGTAAGTTTTTCAACAGAGAAACAATAGTCACTCATACATATACTCCAGTGGGATGCTATATAATTAAGTCACCTAACGGAGCTATAGAGGAGATTATTTATCCTAATGGTTGGGATAATCCTAAAAAGTTTGTCAATCCTCAAAATACAATTCCATATTTTGAGGGATATAGACCAAAAACCAGTGGTAATTTTTTGGAGGCAGTGGACTTAGATAATATTGATTATGGGTATCTGTTTCCAGAACTTCCAGATGATTTAACGCAGGATATAATAATTGAATATATCCAGAATAAGGAATTTACGACTAAGCTAATAGATGCAACAACTGTCACTTATGTCTATGGCCTTTTAGGGAATTATATAGTAAGAAAACCAGATGGAAATACAGATAGAATAATGTATGAAAATGATTCAAATAATCCTAGTAAAGTTAATAATCTACTAAATAAAGTTCCCTTTATCCTAGGGTATAGACCAGAAAGTTCAGATGGTAGAGCATTGCTTTCAATCAATCCAAGTGACCCAAGTCAAGGATATCTACTTCCTGAGATTTCTAGTAATCCTACACAAGATATTCAGATTACTTATATCCAGACTCACAATGAGATTATTACGAATTATGTGGACAATAATGGTAATGAAGTAGCACCAAGCACTCGGCGAATAGGAGAAGTAGGCGATACTTATACAACGATGGCTCCAATATTAGATGGTTATGTCTTAACGACTATTCCATCTAATATTAGTGGTACTCTGTCAAAAGATGAAACACAAGTAACTTATATTTATTCTCGATTGGGAAGCTATGTAGTTACTAAACCCGATGGCAGTATGGATGATACCATCTATCCCAATGATTTAAGTGATCCAACACAAGCTGGTATATCAACGAACGTGATTCCTTATATTTCAGGTTATACTCCAGAGCAAGCTGATGGAGTGGTATTAACTCTAGTAGATAATGAGAAACCCATACTAGGCTATTGGTTTCCTACTCCAAGTAAGGTAACTGAAAATACCTTGATTAACTACATAAAGAACAAAAGTGTCGTGACTATAAATTATTTGGATCAAAGAGGAAAAATACTAGTACCCAGTATTCGTCACATAGGAGATGTGGGTGATAATTACATTACGGCAGCAGTGGTAATTGATAATTATTTTCTAATCAATTACCCAGATAATGCTCAGGGAACACTATCAGAAGATGAAATAGAGGTTAATTATGTTTACGATTTATTGGGGGATATATTGTAG
- a CDS encoding KxYKxGKxW signal peptide domain-containing protein: MKIQHKKQVKLTNFRTWKRGKTWLYASSALAILAGGGIIASQINSPLGVTNVYADTSSPVEQPANPTDVSSSAAPNSNIDSLASSIGSVTSSASNDLNSAVSAASSAGVVLSSSSSTVTISLADDSSVASSIASSMASDSASQASSIASIATEQSSINASYAEVSSAISSANTSASSVANQSSNAVSSAASLAESAVSNIASTENISYATSNEVISPSYVTLSSDATASEVASVASENANIYSSAVSDAINSLASEASSASSYLSSAVAATNPSSVGSFTVTTGSLMSQNFVLDANGMDSSAPIVTGGAVVGTGTVSSDGKWIVTDSGSSYGTSWGSSMAGASGYIVSDLTVGDTVTKSWSNIGTLNGNEVSATVTFTVGATQDSNPTMALSYNFITFMTANGFSGNFQISYTWSGDLSQGRI, from the coding sequence ATGAAAATACAACATAAAAAACAAGTGAAGCTTACCAATTTTCGGACATGGAAGAGGGGTAAAACATGGCTTTATGCATCAAGTGCATTAGCGATATTAGCAGGAGGGGGAATTATTGCATCTCAGATAAATTCTCCTTTAGGAGTAACAAACGTCTATGCGGATACATCTTCTCCAGTAGAGCAACCAGCTAATCCTACAGATGTTTCTAGTTCTGCTGCACCTAACTCCAATATAGATAGTCTAGCATCATCCATTGGTTCAGTCACATCATCTGCAAGCAATGATTTAAATTCGGCTGTTTCAGCAGCCAGTTCAGCTGGAGTGGTGTTAAGTTCTTCAAGTTCTACGGTTACAATTTCTTTAGCTGATGATAGTAGTGTTGCGAGTTCTATTGCTAGCTCAATGGCAAGTGATTCTGCAAGTCAAGCTTCAAGCATCGCTTCAATTGCTACTGAACAGTCTTCAATCAATGCAAGTTATGCTGAGGTTTCTAGTGCTATTTCATCTGCAAATACTTCTGCAAGTTCAGTTGCAAATCAATCAAGTAACGCTGTTTCATCTGCGGCATCTTTGGCTGAATCTGCGGTCTCAAATATTGCTTCAACTGAAAATATATCTTACGCAACTAGTAATGAAGTTATTTCTCCTTCCTATGTTACACTGAGTAGCGATGCTACGGCATCTGAAGTTGCTTCAGTCGCTTCAGAAAATGCTAATATTTATTCTTCGGCAGTGTCTGATGCAATCAACTCTCTTGCCTCGGAGGCCAGTTCGGCTAGTTCATATTTAAGTTCAGCTGTTGCCGCAACAAATCCATCATCCGTTGGATCTTTCACAGTAACTACAGGTTCACTAATGTCCCAGAACTTTGTACTAGATGCTAATGGTATGGATTCCAGTGCACCCATAGTTACAGGTGGTGCAGTAGTTGGAACAGGAACAGTTAGTAGCGATGGTAAATGGATTGTAACAGACTCAGGATCATCATATGGTACAAGCTGGGGTTCATCTATGGCGGGAGCTTCAGGTTATATTGTATCAGACTTGACAGTAGGAGATACAGTCACAAAATCATGGAGTAATATTGGTACATTAAATGGTAATGAGGTTAGTGCAACAGTGACATTTACGGTAGGAGCAACACAAGACTCAAATCCAACTATGGCACTATCATATAACTTTATAACCTTTATGACGGCTAATGGCTTTTCTGGGAATTTTCAAATTTCTTATACTTGGTCGGGGGACCTGAGTCAGGGCAGAATTTAA
- a CDS encoding (4Fe-4S)-binding protein has product MDGTLLKNQKVTEEELIAGGYKKYSGEDIDIFYNQSVCQHAGFCVRGSADVYEVGRRPWIIADNETAQRNVEIINTCPSGALKFIRKDD; this is encoded by the coding sequence ATGGATGGAACTCTTTTGAAGAATCAAAAAGTAACAGAGGAAGAATTGATCGCAGGAGGATATAAAAAATATTCAGGAGAAGACATTGATATTTTTTATAATCAGTCAGTCTGTCAGCATGCAGGATTCTGTGTCAGAGGATCGGCGGATGTCTATGAGGTGGGACGAAGACCTTGGATTATTGCGGATAACGAAACAGCTCAGCGTAATGTAGAAATTATTAACACCTGTCCAAGTGGTGCACTAAAATTTATAAGAAAGGATGACTAA
- a CDS encoding GNAT family N-acetyltransferase yields the protein MEFKEEKHRLVLLDGTKEIGEMTWLDRDSYFIVNHTLVDSDYRGQGLAGKLVEKGVEKARREGRKLYPLCPFALKEFDSKPEYSDVRQLEL from the coding sequence ATGGAATTTAAAGAAGAAAAACATCGACTTGTTCTATTGGATGGAACAAAAGAAATCGGAGAGATGACTTGGTTAGATCGTGACTCTTATTTTATTGTGAACCATACTTTAGTTGATTCTGATTATAGAGGACAAGGTTTGGCTGGAAAGCTTGTGGAAAAAGGCGTTGAAAAAGCGCGACGCGAAGGAAGAAAACTCTACCCATTATGTCCATTTGCCTTAAAAGAATTTGATAGTAAGCCTGAATACTCCGATGTTCGACAGTTGGAACTATAG
- the uvrC gene encoding excinuclease ABC subunit UvrC, with protein sequence MNQTIKAKLELLPDSPGCYLHKDKNGTVIYVGKAKNLKNRVRSYFHGSHNTKTELLVSEIDDLEWIVVGSNIESLVLEINLIQRYKPKYNIMLKDDKYYPFLKITNEKYPRLIVVRRVQKDGATYFGPYPDVKAANEVKRLLDRIFPFRKCGLNEKKVCFYFHIHQCLCPVVNHVNPQVYKDMTQEVKEFLTGDDKKIINELEEKMLAASGKMEFEQAAEYRDVIKSIGTLRTKQRVMNHDLKDRDVFGYYVDKGWMCVQVFFVRQGKLIQRDVNMFPYYNDAEEDFLTYIGQFYRENNHMLPKEVFVPKNIDKESVEAVVATKIIQPSRGEKKQLVNMATKNAQTQLQLKFDVAERDILKTTGAVENLGKILGIPKPSRIESFDNSNIMGTSPVSAMVVFIDGKPSKKDYRKYKIKTVVGADDYASMREVMTRRYSRALREGTELPDLIAMDGGSGQVNIAKKVLRELGLEQIPVAGMQKNDKHQTSELLFGEPLMVVPLSRQSQEFFLLTRIQDEVHRFAITFHRQLRGKNTFSSRLDGIAGLGPKRKQKLLMNFKNLKAIEEATVQEVAEAGIPYEVAERVKSTLVNSIKDTEPPVSNQ encoded by the coding sequence ATGAATCAAACGATAAAAGCAAAATTGGAACTATTGCCTGATAGTCCAGGTTGTTATTTACATAAAGATAAAAATGGAACGGTCATTTATGTTGGTAAGGCTAAAAATCTTAAAAATAGAGTACGGTCATATTTTCATGGCTCACATAATACAAAGACAGAATTATTAGTTTCTGAGATTGATGACTTAGAGTGGATTGTAGTTGGCTCTAATATTGAATCACTAGTGCTTGAAATCAATCTTATACAACGCTATAAACCTAAGTATAATATTATGCTTAAGGATGATAAGTACTATCCTTTTTTGAAGATTACCAACGAAAAATATCCTCGGTTAATTGTTGTACGAAGAGTGCAGAAGGATGGTGCAACTTATTTTGGACCCTATCCAGATGTTAAGGCGGCAAATGAAGTTAAACGTTTACTAGACAGAATTTTTCCATTTCGAAAATGCGGATTAAATGAGAAAAAAGTATGTTTTTATTTTCATATTCATCAATGTCTTTGTCCCGTAGTAAATCATGTGAATCCACAAGTGTATAAAGATATGACACAGGAAGTCAAAGAATTTTTGACGGGTGATGATAAGAAAATTATAAATGAGCTTGAAGAAAAAATGCTTGCTGCATCAGGTAAAATGGAGTTTGAGCAAGCCGCTGAATATCGAGATGTTATCAAGTCAATTGGTACATTGAGAACGAAGCAGCGTGTGATGAATCATGACCTTAAAGACCGCGATGTATTTGGTTACTATGTAGATAAAGGTTGGATGTGTGTGCAAGTCTTTTTTGTCAGACAGGGTAAACTCATTCAGCGCGATGTTAATATGTTCCCATATTATAATGATGCTGAAGAAGATTTTCTAACTTATATTGGTCAGTTTTATCGAGAAAATAATCATATGCTGCCAAAAGAAGTTTTTGTTCCTAAAAATATTGATAAGGAATCAGTTGAAGCGGTAGTTGCCACAAAAATTATCCAGCCAAGTCGGGGTGAGAAGAAACAACTGGTTAATATGGCTACTAAAAATGCACAAACACAATTACAATTGAAATTTGATGTTGCTGAGCGTGATATTTTGAAGACGACTGGTGCGGTAGAAAATCTAGGAAAAATCCTTGGTATTCCGAAGCCTAGTAGAATTGAAAGTTTTGATAATTCCAATATTATGGGAACTTCGCCTGTTTCTGCAATGGTGGTATTTATTGATGGAAAGCCCTCTAAGAAGGATTATCGAAAGTATAAGATTAAAACAGTAGTCGGCGCAGACGACTATGCTTCTATGCGGGAAGTGATGACGCGTAGATATAGTCGTGCTTTGCGTGAAGGAACGGAACTTCCTGATTTAATTGCGATGGATGGAGGGAGCGGTCAAGTTAATATTGCTAAGAAAGTCTTACGAGAGTTGGGCTTGGAGCAAATTCCTGTTGCTGGGATGCAGAAAAATGACAAGCACCAAACAAGTGAATTGCTTTTTGGAGAGCCACTTATGGTAGTTCCTTTATCTCGACAATCGCAGGAGTTTTTCCTTTTGACTCGAATTCAAGATGAAGTTCACCGCTTTGCGATAACTTTTCATAGACAACTCCGCGGTAAAAATACTTTTTCTAGTAGATTAGACGGAATTGCAGGACTTGGTCCAAAACGTAAACAGAAATTGTTAATGAATTTTAAAAATTTAAAGGCAATTGAAGAAGCAACAGTACAAGAAGTAGCTGAAGCCGGCATACCTTATGAAGTTGCAGAGCGAGTAAAGAGTACTTTGGTAAATAGCATAAAAGATACTGAACCTCCTGTTAGCAACCAATGA
- a CDS encoding ParM/StbA family protein codes for MDTIFSIDLGNSLIKMKSDRGEYIYPASYLPMKYVGEVQLIMGENYIFQSLGENDDKECYIWGPKLENYHLPEKVINTYARSYRLEQKKVIRILEFALGRLAMDYNETDSEHIVVHLALGLSVTSINEIKTLSFLKKSLIGCHQFLINGKEIHLEIPSEEYILFFPQYMGSIYSISSDEDFKEIEMYGESKIGVVDIGGGTLLANSCVQTIPSPIEEERFSGIQLIVKEISHRINSTRNLIIEKMLRETKDSDNYLYSPSSNENDTKDITSIVEETINQYTRFVIAPFVTECFPDIEDIRSIVLTGGGANIISKESLRDEIGADYFKRLVFVENSELLNVRGLYKKARIIWEEVNVPLNQGDYEPKKKGLSNKPVISKEILRKKLVEEQKVLKEMQTNLSEEK; via the coding sequence TTGGATACTATTTTTAGTATTGATTTAGGCAATAGCCTAATAAAAATGAAGTCTGATCGTGGAGAATATATATATCCAGCCTCGTATTTACCAATGAAATATGTTGGAGAAGTTCAACTGATAATGGGTGAAAACTACATCTTTCAATCTTTGGGGGAAAATGATGATAAAGAGTGTTATATTTGGGGACCAAAGTTAGAAAATTACCATTTACCAGAAAAAGTAATCAATACTTATGCTCGATCTTATAGATTAGAACAAAAGAAAGTGATTCGTATATTAGAGTTTGCTCTGGGGCGTTTAGCTATGGATTATAATGAGACGGATTCTGAACACATAGTTGTTCATTTAGCTTTGGGACTTTCTGTAACGAGTATAAACGAAATTAAAACTCTTTCTTTTCTAAAAAAATCGCTAATAGGATGTCATCAATTCTTAATTAATGGAAAAGAGATACATTTAGAAATTCCATCTGAAGAATATATTTTATTCTTCCCTCAATACATGGGGTCTATATATTCTATTTCCTCTGATGAAGATTTCAAAGAGATAGAAATGTATGGAGAGTCTAAGATTGGTGTAGTTGATATAGGGGGAGGGACTCTTTTAGCTAATAGCTGTGTCCAAACGATTCCCTCTCCGATAGAAGAAGAGCGTTTTAGTGGTATTCAATTAATAGTAAAAGAAATCAGTCATAGGATTAATTCAACAAGAAATCTTATTATTGAAAAAATGCTGCGAGAAACAAAAGATTCAGATAACTATTTATATTCACCAAGTTCCAATGAAAATGATACTAAAGATATTACTTCCATAGTTGAAGAAACAATCAATCAATATACACGTTTTGTTATTGCACCATTTGTTACAGAATGTTTTCCTGATATTGAAGATATCAGGAGTATTGTTTTGACAGGAGGAGGGGCGAATATTATTTCAAAAGAGAGTTTAAGGGATGAGATTGGAGCAGATTATTTTAAACGTTTAGTTTTTGTGGAGAACTCTGAACTTTTGAATGTTAGAGGTTTGTATAAAAAAGCGAGAATAATCTGGGAAGAGGTTAATGTTCCTTTAAACCAAGGTGATTATGAACCTAAAAAAAAGGGATTATCAAATAAACCAGTAATTTCTAAAGAGATTCTCCGTAAAAAATTAGTTGAAGAACAGAAAGTTTTGAAAGAAATGCAAACAAATTTATCTGAAGAAAAATAA
- the mutY gene encoding A/G-specific adenine glycosylase — protein sequence MNLSEKNIKKFNENLLAWYDENKKPLPWRETTNAYNIWISEIMSQQTQVETVMPYYERFMKKYPDVATLAVANDAELLKLWEGLGYYSRARNLKLAAQQIMTEFEGIFPSVLTDILSLKGVGPYTAAAIASISFGLAEPAIDGNLMRVTSRLFELTNDISKSGSRKIFDQHLRKLISADRPGDFNQALMDLGSKVCTPKIAKCEVCPIRVYCEAYAHGTPLNFPVKTKKLKQKDLYFVAVALQNSLGEYYLEKRPATGLLADMWTFPLSVLTENEFGQIITDGAVSKLPDLPDLPDLPETISKTEYIGNFTHIFSHQKWHIAIMRAVPEEKFEVAENFLSADKMWLTDLSAIPLAGPQVKMFEILKK from the coding sequence ATGAATCTGTCAGAAAAAAATATAAAAAAGTTTAATGAGAATCTGTTAGCTTGGTATGATGAAAATAAAAAGCCATTACCGTGGCGAGAAACGACAAATGCTTATAATATTTGGATTTCGGAGATAATGTCGCAACAGACACAAGTAGAAACCGTGATGCCTTATTATGAACGTTTTATGAAAAAATATCCAGATGTAGCCACTCTTGCAGTAGCCAATGATGCGGAGTTATTGAAGCTCTGGGAAGGTTTAGGATATTATTCAAGGGCGAGAAATCTAAAGCTGGCTGCACAGCAGATTATGACAGAGTTTGAGGGAATATTTCCATCAGTACTGACAGATATTCTGTCATTGAAAGGCGTTGGACCATACACAGCAGCTGCAATTGCTTCTATTTCATTTGGCTTGGCGGAACCTGCAATTGATGGCAATTTGATGCGAGTAACAAGTCGTCTTTTTGAGCTGACAAATGATATTTCTAAAAGTGGTTCGAGGAAAATTTTTGATCAGCACTTACGAAAATTAATCAGTGCTGACAGACCAGGTGATTTTAATCAAGCATTGATGGATTTGGGTTCAAAAGTTTGTACGCCTAAAATTGCGAAATGTGAAGTGTGCCCAATTAGAGTTTACTGTGAAGCTTATGCACACGGCACTCCGCTGAATTTTCCAGTGAAAACAAAAAAGCTGAAGCAAAAAGATTTATACTTTGTGGCAGTTGCATTGCAAAATTCTTTAGGAGAGTATTATTTAGAAAAGCGCCCTGCGACGGGTTTGCTTGCTGATATGTGGACTTTTCCTTTGTCAGTACTGACAGAAAATGAGTTTGGGCAAATCATTACTGATGGAGCTGTCAGTAAACTTCCAGATCTACCGGATCTACCGGATCTACCGGAAACGATTTCCAAAACAGAATATATCGGAAATTTTACTCATATTTTTTCCCATCAGAAATGGCATATTGCAATAATGAGAGCAGTGCCTGAAGAAAAATTTGAAGTTGCAGAAAATTTTCTGTCAGCAGATAAAATGTGGCTGACAGATTTGTCAGCAATTCCTCTTGCTGGACCGCAGGTCAAAATGTTTGAGATATTGAAGAAATAA
- a CDS encoding MucBP domain-containing protein, which produces MSILGASLSVISGGTEYITTADAKGAILSNDSNYPARIGAENVDGSSLGLPSGLNIIFGVPSGSSNLPSANDSDSNSFAKTYGVSFANFTTSTPTFYFGTIVYATGEGSDKTNHLMMSSALAYNPPILTVVVPTVVAPVIATPASPTPLSANYNVTELDIIATPPAITAPITSTAVINKPIDLTQGGQVTGEDNGELIAYPANDMVVTITDSSGNTTTLPEGTTDYTPTTSGNYTVTYTYTSANGTASTTTIFSIPDTVTTNYVDSSGSILASSNVQTVEVGNSYNTSATVVEGYILTTIPSNASGTISSGDGPVQVTYVYSPLGSYVVTNPDGSTDETIYPNDPSNPTQPGSPTNVIPYVPGYTPEGPDGTALTPVDPNDPSQGYLPPAIPDDPTQDTPITYTQDQSSVTANYVDGNGNEVAPSAHQTGGVGDAYTTTAPVVDGYVLTDTPSNASGTLSEDETQVTYVYSPLGSYVVTNPDGSTDETIYPNDPSNPAQPGSPTNVIPYVPGYTPEGPDGTALTPVDPNDPSQGYLPPAIPDDPTQDTPITYTQDQSSVTANYVDGNGNEVAPSAHQTGGVGDAYTTTAPVVDGYVLTDTPSNASGTLSEDETQVTYVYSPLGSYVVTNPDGSTDETIYPNDPSNPAQPGSPTNVIPYVPGYTPEGPDGTALTPVDPSDPSQGYLPPAIPDDPTQDTPITYTQDQSSVTANYVDGNGNEVAPSAHQTGGVGDAYTTTAPVVDGYVLTDTPSNASGTLSEDETQVTYVYSPLGSYVVTNPDGSTDETIYPNDPSNPTQPGSPTNVIPYVPGYTPEGPDGTALTPVDPNDPSQGYLPPAIPDDPTQDTPITYTKNSTTSEGSGNTKNPKKTGESGENSAQTSDKTIGSIVDSTLGISPVSASTLTLSGNDLPKTGDDEKISKEMSGVGLVMLLGILGLANINKRKKSDD; this is translated from the coding sequence ATGTCTATTTTAGGAGCTTCTTTAAGTGTAATAAGCGGAGGGACAGAATATATTACAACTGCTGATGCGAAGGGAGCAATTCTATCCAATGATTCAAATTATCCAGCACGAATAGGAGCAGAAAACGTAGATGGTTCCTCATTGGGACTGCCTTCTGGATTAAACATTATTTTCGGAGTGCCCAGTGGGTCTTCTAATTTGCCTAGTGCCAACGATTCAGATTCAAATTCATTTGCTAAAACATATGGTGTTTCCTTTGCTAATTTCACAACTTCTACTCCTACATTTTATTTTGGGACGATTGTTTATGCTACAGGAGAGGGAAGCGATAAAACAAACCATCTGATGATGTCTTCAGCATTAGCCTATAATCCTCCAATCTTAACAGTAGTAGTTCCTACTGTTGTTGCTCCTGTCATAGCTACACCAGCCTCTCCGACACCACTGTCAGCCAACTATAATGTGACAGAACTTGATATTATTGCAACACCTCCAGCAATTACCGCCCCAATAACGAGCACTGCAGTGATTAATAAACCTATTGATTTAACGCAGGGAGGACAAGTAACAGGTGAGGATAATGGAGAGCTAATCGCTTATCCAGCTAATGATATGGTTGTAACTATAACAGACTCATCAGGAAACACGACTACTTTACCCGAAGGAACGACAGATTATACGCCTACAACGAGTGGGAACTATACCGTTACTTATACTTATACTAGCGCAAATGGAACTGCCAGTACAACAACAATTTTTTCTATTCCAGATACTGTTACAACTAATTATGTAGACTCTTCAGGTAGCATACTTGCATCTAGCAATGTGCAAACAGTTGAGGTTGGGAACAGTTATAATACAAGTGCAACCGTCGTTGAAGGATATATCTTGACGACTATTCCTAGCAATGCCTCTGGAACAATTAGCTCGGGAGATGGACCTGTGCAAGTAACATACGTCTACTCTCCATTAGGAAGTTATGTTGTCACTAATCCTGATGGTAGCACAGATGAGACAATCTATCCTAATGACCCAAGTAATCCGACACAACCAGGTAGTCCAACGAACGTGATTCCTTATGTTCCAGGTTATACTCCAGAGGGACCAGATGGTACAGCGTTGACCCCAGTTGACCCTAATGATCCGAGCCAAGGTTATTTACCTCCAGCAATCCCAGATGATCCTACGCAAGACACTCCCATTACTTATACCCAAGATCAAAGTAGTGTTACTGCGAATTATGTGGATGGTAATGGCAATGAAGTGGCACCCAGCGCTCATCAAACAGGAGGAGTAGGTGATGCTTATACAACGACAGCTCCAGTAGTAGATGGTTATGTATTAACCGACACTCCATCCAATGCTAGTGGTACCTTATCAGAAGATGAAACGCAAGTAACATACGTCTACTCTCCATTAGGAAGTTATGTTGTCACTAATCCTGATGGTAGCACGGATGAGACAATCTATCCTAATGATCCAAGTAATCCCGCACAACCAGGTAGTCCAACGAACGTGATTCCTTATGTTCCAGGTTATACTCCAGAGGGGCCAGATGGTACAGCGTTGACCCCAGTTGACCCTAATGATCCGAGCCAAGGTTACTTACCTCCAGCAATCCCAGATGATCCTACGCAAGACACTCCCATTACTTATACCCAAGATCAAAGTAGTGTTACTGCGAATTATGTGGATGGTAATGGCAATGAAGTGGCACCCAGCGCTCATCAAACAGGAGGAGTAGGTGATGCTTATACAACGACAGCTCCAGTAGTAGATGGTTATGTATTAACCGACACTCCATCCAATGCTAGTGGTACCTTATCAGAAGATGAAACGCAAGTAACATACGTCTACTCTCCATTAGGAAGTTATGTTGTCACTAATCCTGATGGTAGCACGGATGAGACAATCTATCCTAATGATCCAAGTAATCCCGCACAACCAGGTAGTCCAACGAACGTGATTCCTTATGTTCCAGGTTATACTCCAGAGGGGCCAGATGGTACAGCGTTGACCCCAGTTGACCCTAGTGATCCGAGCCAAGGTTACTTACCTCCAGCAATCCCAGATGATCCTACGCAAGACACTCCCATTACTTATACCCAAGATCAAAGTAGTGTTACTGCGAATTATGTGGATGGTAATGGCAATGAAGTGGCACCCAGCGCTCATCAAACAGGGGGAGTAGGTGATGCTTATACAACGACAGCTCCAGTAGTAGATGGTTATGTATTAACCGACACTCCATCCAATGCTAGTGGTACCTTATCAGAAGATGAAACGCAAGTAACATACGTCTACTCTCCATTAGGAAGTTATGTCGTCACTAATCCTGATGGTAGCACAGATGAGACAATCTATCCTAATGATCCAAGTAATCCGACACAACCAGGTAGTCCAACGAACGTGATTCCTTATGTTCCAGGTTATACTCCAGAGGGACCAGATGGTACAGCATTGACCCCAGTTGACCCTAATGATCCGAGCCAAGGTTACTTACCTCCAGCAATCCCAGATGATCCTACGCAAGACACTCCCATTACTTATACCAAGAATAGTACGACCTCAGAGGGTTCTGGAAATACGAAAAACCCTAAAAAAACTGGAGAATCAGGAGAGAATTCAGCACAAACTTCAGATAAAACGATAGGCTCTATTGTAGATTCTACATTGGGAATTAGCCCAGTATCTGCTTCAACACTAACCTTATCTGGAAATGATTTACCAAAGACTGGTGATGATGAAAAAATCTCTAAAGAAATGAGTGGTGTAGGCTTAGTCATGCTTTTAGGAATATTAGGGCTAGCTAATATTAACAAGCGAAAAAAATCTGATGATTAG